A single window of Thermocrinis jamiesonii DNA harbors:
- the hisC gene encoding histidinol-phosphate transaminase — translation MIPKRIKDLSPYKTETTSCKVRLSSNELPIRFPEEVKKRIGEVVSSIPFNRYPDPYSAELKEIIALRFGVSPNNLILGNGSDELIQYLSISIGEFDRGVIYPIPTFPMYGICASVLGREKIEVPLQEDFDLNLDAFINSIREKNPAIAFFSYPNNPTGNCFSEEKIRRIREEKVFTVLDEAYYHFSGKTFLKDALSREDTVVLRTLSKIGLAGLRIGVLIAKEDIAMEINKVRLPFNITYPSQAIAKVMLAEFYFLIEEHIRMVIRERERVMKELSKLEGVKVYPSDANFFLFSTPYPADLVHKELIKEGVLVRDVSYLPGLRGCLRVSLGFPEENDAFLEALIKVLKRLC, via the coding sequence ATGATCCCTAAGAGGATAAAAGACCTTTCTCCTTACAAAACAGAGACCACTTCCTGCAAGGTAAGACTTTCCTCCAACGAGCTTCCCATAAGGTTTCCGGAGGAAGTTAAAAAGAGGATAGGGGAAGTGGTCTCTTCCATACCTTTTAATCGCTATCCTGACCCTTATTCCGCTGAGTTGAAAGAAATAATAGCCCTTAGGTTTGGGGTGTCTCCAAACAACTTGATCTTGGGTAACGGTTCAGATGAGCTTATACAGTATCTTTCTATATCCATTGGGGAGTTTGACAGAGGTGTGATATATCCCATACCAACTTTTCCTATGTACGGTATATGCGCCAGCGTATTGGGAAGGGAAAAAATAGAGGTTCCCCTTCAGGAGGACTTTGACCTAAACCTTGACGCATTTATCAATTCCATCAGAGAAAAAAATCCAGCCATAGCTTTTTTTTCTTATCCGAACAATCCTACAGGAAACTGCTTTAGCGAGGAGAAAATAAGAAGGATAAGGGAAGAGAAAGTTTTTACTGTGTTGGATGAAGCATACTATCATTTTTCGGGAAAGACCTTCCTCAAAGATGCGCTGAGCAGAGAAGACACGGTAGTGCTCAGAACCCTTTCAAAGATAGGGCTTGCGGGGCTTAGGATAGGTGTTCTGATTGCAAAAGAAGATATAGCTATGGAGATAAACAAGGTAAGACTGCCCTTTAACATAACCTATCCATCTCAGGCAATAGCCAAAGTTATGCTTGCGGAATTCTACTTTTTGATTGAAGAGCACATAAGGATGGTAATTAGGGAAAGGGAGAGAGTTATGAAGGAGCTAAGCAAGTTAGAAGGCGTCAAAGTTTATCCGTCTGATGCTAACTTCTTTCTCTTTAGCACACCTTATCCTGCGGATTTGGTCCATAAAGAGCTTATAAAAGAGGGAGTTTTGGTAAGGGATGTGTCTTACCTTCCTGGGCTAAGGGGTTGTTTGAGGGTAAGCCTGGGCTTTCCCGAAGAAAACGATGCTTTTCTTGAGGCACTTATCAAAGTGTTAAAGAGACTATGCTAA
- the yihA gene encoding ribosome biogenesis GTP-binding protein YihA/YsxC, whose protein sequence is MDREVKFCGSFTENFPKDHKKHLVFAGRSNVGKSSLINMLAGKKVAYVSKEPGRTKTINFFSFGKDQYLVDLPGYGYAKVSGQERERWKEIIEKYFSDCKDRIAMVFLLIDSRIGPTPLDEQMLRFLEGYKYVVVLTKWDKANQKQQAEVIKKIKALTNAPIIPTSAKEGKGKEELLRIIKLT, encoded by the coding sequence ATGGATAGAGAAGTAAAGTTTTGTGGATCTTTCACGGAAAACTTTCCAAAAGATCACAAAAAACACCTGGTCTTTGCAGGAAGATCAAACGTAGGGAAGTCATCCTTGATAAACATGTTGGCAGGTAAAAAAGTAGCCTACGTTAGTAAAGAACCAGGAAGGACTAAAACCATAAACTTCTTTTCTTTCGGCAAAGATCAATACTTGGTAGATTTACCGGGCTATGGTTATGCAAAGGTATCTGGACAAGAGAGAGAAAGATGGAAGGAGATCATAGAAAAATACTTTTCGGATTGCAAAGATAGAATAGCTATGGTGTTTTTGCTAATAGACAGTAGAATTGGGCCAACTCCATTGGACGAACAGATGTTACGGTTTCTTGAGGGATACAAATACGTAGTAGTTCTTACAAAATGGGACAAAGCAAATCAAAAACAGCAAGCAGAAGTCATAAAAAAGATCAAAGCCTTAACAAACGCCCCCATCATTCCTACCTCTGCAAAAGAGGGAAAAGGGAAAGAAGAGCTTTTAAGAATAATTAAATTAACCTGA
- a CDS encoding bifunctional folylpolyglutamate synthase/dihydrofolate synthase has protein sequence MVLYELYRGKDYKIVPTLDRIQKAVEYVGLKNPPYISVLVGGTNGKGSTCAFSESILRHHGYKTGWFVSPHLFDEKERWRINGQKISEERLKYYVEDLKLVFERFELTYFEACTLIALKFFQDERVDFAVFEVGMGGRWDATRVCNPSACAITNIQRDHIKWLGKTPEERAREKLGIYVPGRPIVLGSPKYPLYPLALEVCQKEDLLVAGMDFFAKGVVNGMQTYLEEFTSDFFHIKDVRLGLWGKWQIDNASIALALTAQVVKLKEDKVRLALENTKLEGRMEVLREKPLLILDGAHNADSVKIVINQLKASGIKLTPVFTGLKEKEWKDSMKILRDFSERIYLLEIRHHRGESLSELVKEAERLNFQEIITLKSAEEVLNLREDILVIGSFYLVGEIKEWIEK, from the coding sequence ATGGTTCTTTATGAGCTTTACAGAGGAAAAGACTACAAGATAGTTCCCACGTTGGACAGAATCCAAAAAGCTGTTGAATACGTGGGATTAAAGAACCCTCCTTACATTTCTGTTCTTGTTGGAGGCACCAACGGTAAAGGTTCTACCTGTGCCTTTTCAGAGAGCATCCTAAGACATCATGGTTATAAAACAGGTTGGTTCGTCTCTCCTCATCTGTTTGATGAAAAGGAAAGATGGAGGATAAACGGACAGAAAATTTCCGAAGAAAGACTGAAGTATTATGTGGAGGATCTAAAGCTGGTTTTTGAGAGATTTGAGCTAACTTACTTTGAAGCATGCACGCTCATAGCCCTTAAGTTTTTTCAAGACGAAAGAGTAGATTTTGCAGTTTTTGAAGTTGGTATGGGAGGTAGATGGGATGCGACCAGAGTTTGTAATCCTTCCGCTTGTGCAATAACTAATATACAAAGGGATCATATTAAGTGGCTTGGGAAAACTCCAGAAGAAAGGGCAAGGGAAAAGCTCGGCATATATGTTCCCGGAAGACCTATAGTTTTGGGAAGTCCAAAATATCCCCTTTATCCTTTAGCCTTGGAAGTTTGCCAAAAGGAAGACCTTTTGGTGGCAGGAATGGACTTTTTTGCTAAGGGAGTAGTAAATGGTATGCAAACGTATCTTGAGGAATTTACATCGGACTTTTTTCATATAAAAGACGTGAGACTTGGCCTTTGGGGAAAGTGGCAGATAGACAACGCAAGTATAGCTTTGGCCCTTACAGCGCAAGTTGTAAAGCTAAAGGAAGATAAGGTAAGGTTAGCTTTGGAAAATACAAAATTGGAAGGGAGGATGGAGGTTTTAAGAGAAAAACCACTTTTAATTTTGGACGGTGCGCACAATGCGGACAGCGTAAAGATTGTGATAAACCAACTAAAAGCAAGCGGTATAAAGCTCACTCCTGTATTCACAGGTCTAAAAGAAAAAGAATGGAAAGACTCTATGAAAATTCTCAGAGATTTTTCAGAAAGAATATACCTTTTGGAGATCAGACACCACAGAGGTGAAAGCCTGTCTGAGTTAGTAAAAGAAGCGGAAAGGTTAAACTTTCAGGAAATAATAACTTTGAAATCAGCGGAAGAAGTGCTAAATCTTAGGGAAGACATTTTGGTGATAGGTTCCTTTTACTTGGTGGGCGAAATCAAAGAATGGATAGAGAAGTAA
- a CDS encoding EAL and HDOD domain-containing protein, whose amino-acid sequence MSFLIAKQPIFDKKDNVVAYEVYLRKKGNMLEYPKEVPYNRSTHIILEILMEHGVNKIGEGKKIMLNVSIDSLLNKAFENLPPEKLILELIPPQIQVGTIVINQALKRAEKFKESGILLAASYDILLKESYQQFVEEAFLITVDFHHLTDTKVTSLKAKDKKLLITKIENEKQYNKAVEIGDFFEGNYLGAPYVLKEFETAPYLKNNLVKLIPMLHSAQSIKEIARFISYDAGLTAKLLRFVNSAYFSPIQEIKSVEQACSMLGMKNIRNFIFLLAMNDYISVENPVLWKKALIRAFLASQMAKRIMPDLEDAAYLMGLFSLIDEILGVDKISFLKEIHIDRVILDGYTGKHKKLREILDFASQLEEKYPTIQSSEDPYNSAILTNIEKITGINRLELLQMTKGAYEKAEQILNL is encoded by the coding sequence ATGAGTTTTTTAATAGCAAAACAGCCCATTTTTGACAAAAAAGACAATGTAGTAGCATACGAAGTATATCTTCGCAAAAAAGGGAATATGTTAGAGTATCCAAAGGAAGTTCCTTATAACAGATCTACTCACATAATACTGGAGATCCTTATGGAGCATGGTGTTAATAAGATAGGCGAAGGCAAGAAAATTATGTTAAACGTATCTATTGACTCTCTTCTTAATAAAGCTTTTGAAAATCTGCCCCCAGAAAAGCTAATACTGGAGCTGATACCACCTCAGATACAAGTAGGAACCATTGTCATAAATCAGGCACTAAAAAGAGCAGAGAAATTTAAGGAATCTGGAATACTGTTAGCTGCATCCTACGATATTCTGCTGAAAGAATCTTATCAACAATTTGTTGAAGAAGCTTTTCTTATAACTGTAGATTTTCACCATCTAACTGATACAAAAGTTACAAGCTTAAAGGCTAAAGATAAAAAACTGTTAATTACAAAAATAGAAAATGAAAAACAATACAATAAAGCAGTTGAAATTGGAGATTTTTTTGAAGGAAACTACTTAGGAGCACCTTACGTTTTAAAAGAATTTGAAACAGCACCATATTTGAAAAATAATTTAGTAAAACTAATACCTATGCTACACAGTGCCCAAAGTATTAAAGAAATAGCCAGATTTATATCCTACGATGCGGGTCTAACTGCAAAACTTCTCAGGTTCGTTAACTCTGCTTATTTTTCACCTATTCAAGAGATAAAAAGCGTGGAACAAGCGTGTAGTATGTTAGGTATGAAGAATATTAGAAACTTCATATTTTTACTTGCTATGAATGACTACATAAGTGTGGAAAATCCTGTTCTTTGGAAAAAGGCTCTAATTAGGGCTTTCTTAGCAAGTCAAATGGCAAAGCGCATTATGCCAGACTTAGAAGATGCGGCTTACCTTATGGGACTTTTCTCACTGATAGATGAGATTTTAGGAGTTGATAAAATAAGTTTTCTGAAGGAAATTCACATTGATAGGGTAATACTTGACGGATATACCGGAAAACATAAAAAACTAAGAGAGATTCTTGATTTTGCTTCTCAGCTGGAAGAAAAGTATCCAACTATTCAATCTTCGGAGGATCCTTATAACTCTGCCATACTAACTAACATAGAGAAAATTACCGGCATAAATAGATTGGAGCTTCTTCAAATGACAAAGGGTGCTTACGAAAAGGCAGAGCAAATTTTAAACCTTTAA
- the glyA gene encoding serine hydroxymethyltransferase, translated as MEHLKKTDPEIYRVVVKEYERQFYHLEMIASENFTSLAVMEAQGSVLTNKYAEGLPGKRYYGGCEWVDEAERLAIERVKKLYGAEHANVQPHSGSQANMAVYMAVLKPGDTILGMDLAHGGHLTHGAKVNFSGKLYNAIYYGVNPNTELIDYDQIYRLAKEYKPKMIVGGASAYPRVIDWEKLAEIAQEVGAYLMVDMAHYSGLIAGGVYPNPVPYAHFVTSTTHKTLRGPRGGFILCRQEFAKEIDKSVFPGTQGGPLMHVIAAKAVAFKEAMTEEFKAYARQVVLNAKALAEELQKEGFKIVTGGTDSHIVLVDLRNTGLTGKQVEDALGKANITVNKNAVPFDPLPPTKTSGIRLGTAALTTRGMKEEEMKLIARLISQVIKNLEDETVIERVKSQVLELCEQYPLYPELKESLHEFFNSKTAHF; from the coding sequence ATGGAACATCTTAAAAAGACAGATCCAGAGATTTACAGGGTTGTGGTAAAAGAATACGAAAGGCAGTTTTACCATTTGGAGATGATAGCTTCAGAGAACTTTACTTCTCTTGCGGTTATGGAAGCCCAAGGTTCAGTTTTGACCAACAAGTATGCGGAAGGATTGCCCGGTAAAAGATACTACGGCGGTTGTGAATGGGTGGATGAGGCAGAAAGGTTGGCTATAGAGAGAGTTAAAAAACTTTACGGTGCAGAGCATGCCAACGTCCAGCCCCATTCTGGAAGTCAGGCAAACATGGCGGTTTATATGGCGGTTCTTAAGCCGGGAGATACCATCCTTGGAATGGATCTGGCCCACGGCGGACACCTCACCCACGGAGCTAAGGTAAACTTTTCAGGAAAGCTTTACAATGCCATTTACTACGGAGTAAATCCAAATACAGAGCTCATAGACTACGATCAGATCTATAGGCTTGCCAAAGAGTATAAGCCTAAGATGATCGTGGGGGGTGCGTCAGCTTATCCAAGGGTAATAGACTGGGAAAAGCTTGCAGAGATAGCTCAGGAGGTGGGAGCCTATCTAATGGTTGATATGGCTCACTATTCTGGATTGATTGCAGGTGGAGTTTATCCAAACCCAGTCCCTTATGCCCACTTTGTAACATCCACCACCCACAAAACCTTAAGAGGTCCAAGAGGTGGATTTATACTCTGCAGGCAGGAGTTTGCAAAGGAAATAGACAAGTCAGTGTTTCCTGGCACCCAAGGCGGTCCCCTAATGCACGTGATCGCAGCAAAAGCGGTAGCCTTTAAAGAAGCTATGACGGAAGAATTTAAAGCCTATGCCAGACAGGTGGTTCTAAACGCAAAGGCGCTGGCAGAAGAATTGCAAAAGGAAGGTTTTAAGATAGTTACAGGTGGAACGGATAGCCATATAGTATTGGTGGATCTAAGAAACACTGGACTTACGGGCAAACAGGTGGAAGATGCCTTAGGAAAAGCCAACATAACTGTAAATAAAAACGCAGTTCCCTTTGACCCACTACCGCCCACAAAAACAAGCGGTATAAGGTTGGGCACTGCAGCCTTAACCACGAGGGGTATGAAGGAAGAGGAGATGAAGCTCATAGCAAGGCTTATATCTCAGGTTATAAAAAACTTGGAAGATGAAACTGTTATAGAAAGGGTTAAGAGCCAAGTTTTAGAGTTATGCGAACAATATCCTTTGTATCCAGAATTAAAAGAAAGTCTCCATGAGTTTTTTAATAGCAAAACAGCCCATTTTTGA
- the nuoF gene encoding NADH-quinone oxidoreductase subunit NuoF, with the protein MRSYPNIPNIYAETTLNLLLRRAKKPKVHTIEDYLRDGGYQALEKALNMSPEEIIDWVDKSQLRGRGGAGFPTGKKWKFAVQNPAPRYLICNADESEPGTFKDRILIERDPHLLIEGIIISAYAIGANQAFIYIRGEYPAGYYILKDAIEEAKAKGFLGKNILNSGFDLEIYVARGAGAYICGEESALIESLEGKRGFPRIKPPYPVQYGLFGRPTVVNNVETLCNIPLIVGMGWEEYRYIGPSDYPGPKLFPVSGKVKKPGVYELPMNTTLREVIYKYAGGTIGNKKVKAVFSGALDCFSAEELDTPMDYSPFGFGGTGTVIVLTEEDDIVKACLDIAEFYAHESCGQCTPCRVGTHEQVYLLKKIVEGKATERDWEGFKFVNQYIQPTSICGLGAVAGRLIRQAMQKFPKDWETYLSKLKKEEVVYGTS; encoded by the coding sequence ATGAGATCCTATCCAAATATACCTAACATTTACGCAGAAACTACTTTAAACCTACTTCTTAGAAGAGCCAAAAAGCCAAAAGTACATACTATAGAGGATTACCTAAGGGATGGAGGATACCAAGCCTTAGAAAAAGCTCTCAATATGAGTCCAGAGGAGATAATAGATTGGGTGGATAAAAGCCAACTTAGGGGCAGAGGGGGTGCAGGCTTTCCTACGGGTAAAAAGTGGAAGTTTGCAGTCCAAAATCCAGCCCCAAGGTATTTAATATGCAATGCGGACGAATCTGAACCGGGCACCTTCAAAGACAGAATACTCATAGAGAGAGATCCCCATTTGCTCATAGAGGGTATAATAATCTCCGCATACGCCATAGGTGCAAATCAGGCTTTTATATACATAAGGGGTGAATACCCTGCGGGATATTACATACTCAAGGACGCCATAGAAGAAGCAAAGGCTAAGGGCTTTTTGGGTAAAAACATACTAAACTCTGGCTTTGACCTTGAAATATACGTAGCAAGAGGTGCGGGTGCTTACATCTGCGGGGAAGAAAGTGCCTTAATAGAGTCTTTGGAAGGGAAAAGAGGTTTTCCCAGGATAAAGCCACCCTATCCAGTTCAGTATGGGCTTTTTGGAAGACCTACTGTAGTCAATAATGTAGAAACCCTTTGCAACATACCTTTAATAGTTGGTATGGGTTGGGAAGAATACAGATACATAGGACCAAGCGACTATCCGGGACCAAAGCTCTTTCCGGTTAGTGGAAAAGTAAAAAAGCCCGGTGTTTACGAGCTTCCTATGAACACTACCCTTAGGGAAGTTATATACAAGTATGCTGGCGGAACCATAGGAAACAAAAAAGTTAAGGCTGTCTTTTCTGGAGCCTTAGATTGCTTTTCTGCAGAAGAGCTGGATACACCTATGGACTACTCCCCCTTTGGATTTGGTGGAACTGGAACAGTTATAGTGCTAACTGAAGAGGATGATATAGTAAAGGCGTGTTTGGATATAGCAGAGTTTTACGCTCACGAAAGCTGTGGTCAATGCACTCCATGCAGGGTAGGAACACACGAACAGGTTTATCTCTTAAAAAAGATCGTTGAAGGAAAAGCTACAGAAAGGGATTGGGAAGGGTTTAAGTTTGTAAATCAGTATATTCAGCCCACATCCATATGCGGTTTGGGTGCGGTAGCAGGCAGGCTCATCAGACAAGCTATGCAAAAGTTTCCAAAAGATTGGGAAACTTACCTCAGTAAGCTAAAAAAGGAGGAGGTCGTTTATGGAACATCTTAA
- the nuoE gene encoding NADH-quinone oxidoreductase subunit NuoE, whose amino-acid sequence MLPVELEQKLEAYANYFPKREQAILLCLHEVQDYYGNIPSFALERIAQILNLPLNHVENVVSFYDMFDRGEPAKHRIRVCVSIVCNLMGKKRLLDAIKKHLGIGVGEVSKDGRFKLIAVQCLGACSEAPVFMVDNDTYKFESEEKLYEILSKYT is encoded by the coding sequence ATGCTACCTGTGGAGCTTGAACAAAAGTTAGAAGCTTACGCAAACTATTTCCCAAAGAGGGAACAAGCCATACTGCTTTGTCTGCACGAAGTGCAGGATTACTATGGAAACATCCCCTCCTTTGCCTTAGAGAGAATAGCTCAGATCTTGAACCTTCCACTAAACCATGTGGAGAATGTAGTTTCCTTTTACGACATGTTTGACAGGGGTGAGCCCGCCAAACACAGAATAAGGGTCTGTGTCAGTATAGTTTGCAATCTGATGGGGAAGAAAAGACTTTTGGACGCTATAAAGAAACACTTGGGAATAGGGGTGGGAGAGGTTAGCAAGGATGGTAGGTTTAAGCTCATAGCGGTTCAGTGCTTAGGTGCCTGTTCTGAAGCGCCAGTTTTTATGGTGGATAACGACACTTACAAATTTGAAAGCGAGGAGAAGCTCTATGAGATCCTATCCAAATATACCTAA
- a CDS encoding efflux RND transporter permease subunit encodes MYRFFIHRPVTSWMFMFAFILLGLYSLRNIPIDRLPDVDFPTVSVVTTYPGADPTVVDVNVTRVIEDQISTISGIESIVSQSFSGTSRITITFSLEKDIDIAAQEVRDAVQRAMRRLPEGVDPPLVRKVDTSLAPILVVLLYSKTADYQTLAYWADKIIKRDIERIDGVGQVDLGGFRDNAMWIRIDPEKLYSRNLAVQEVVEAVVKNHLDSPAGAIYGKERDYIIRFYGKAKDAKELESIFINPNLRLRDIGYVEFGEDEKRGMARFMGEQAIAFVIYKQSKTNTVATVERIKQRIEEWNKQLPPDLKMATSFDASVFVKDSVKAAVEEIIIGSFLTSLVVYFFLGSLRLTFVPVFAIPIALLGTIFFLYQIDQSLNTFTLLALAVAVGIVIDDAIVVLESIYRRRKEENLPPLEAGEKGTRVVIFALLASTSSLIIVFIPIIFLKGVIGKLFGSFALTLVVAIAISYLVAISFTPMAVSRLVDKVPAENPFTKLYARFESYFDRALRWSLDHKAIVIGLSLVSVVIGFQFFRMTKKEFFPLVDEGRFLIRFETPVGSSFEFTEQKTKEVEEIIRKNPYVERFGLAMGQGVAGRPTVNGGLAFVYLVERDKRPHQREVMEMLRAEFAKLRDVRVSVESAGIVGPGGGRQVDIQYAVKGPDIEELQNIANKLVAEFRGRPGYRDVDTNLRLNEPQVHIKVNREKLADLGISVEQVSTTLRVLFGKLQIATYELGSESYDVYIKAIPSFVEDVENLRKVYLKSLNGSLVPLSEVVEIEQRTGYQFLNRYNRQYSFSFFANLSGEKSLAEAVKELEDWLKNNLPPGYTYEAVGQAKEFARAFQGLGLALIVALVGVYMVLASLFESYRHPFTVLVMVPLSIMGAFGLLWLTNTSLSVPSYFGIILLVGIIVRDAVLFIERIIQLKKEGFPTREAILQARRERLRPIIMTTITIVFALIPVALGLTAGSELRKPLALVVIGGIFTGLPLSLFLLPVLYEIFDRIGYFRKKALTKSS; translated from the coding sequence ATGTATAGGTTTTTTATTCACAGACCGGTCACCTCATGGATGTTTATGTTTGCCTTTATCCTCTTGGGTCTTTATTCCCTGCGGAACATACCCATAGATAGACTTCCAGATGTAGATTTTCCCACAGTTAGCGTAGTTACCACCTACCCCGGTGCTGATCCTACGGTGGTGGATGTGAATGTAACCAGAGTAATAGAGGATCAAATATCAACCATAAGTGGTATAGAGTCTATAGTTTCCCAAAGTTTTTCTGGCACTTCTCGGATTACTATTACCTTTTCCCTTGAAAAGGATATAGATATAGCAGCTCAGGAAGTTAGAGATGCGGTCCAAAGGGCTATGAGAAGGCTTCCGGAGGGTGTGGATCCTCCCTTAGTTAGAAAAGTAGATACTTCCCTTGCACCCATATTGGTTGTTCTTCTTTATTCAAAAACTGCGGACTATCAAACCTTAGCCTATTGGGCTGACAAGATTATAAAGAGGGATATTGAAAGGATAGACGGAGTGGGACAGGTGGATTTGGGTGGATTTAGAGACAACGCAATGTGGATAAGGATAGATCCAGAAAAGCTCTATTCAAGGAACTTGGCTGTTCAGGAAGTTGTGGAAGCGGTAGTTAAAAATCACTTAGATTCACCTGCAGGTGCAATATACGGAAAGGAAAGAGACTACATAATCCGATTTTACGGCAAGGCAAAGGACGCAAAGGAACTGGAAAGCATTTTTATAAACCCTAACCTTAGGCTCAGGGATATCGGTTATGTAGAATTTGGAGAGGATGAAAAAAGAGGTATGGCAAGGTTTATGGGGGAGCAGGCTATAGCTTTTGTGATATACAAACAGTCCAAAACAAACACTGTAGCCACTGTGGAAAGAATAAAGCAAAGGATAGAAGAGTGGAATAAACAGCTTCCGCCTGATTTGAAGATGGCTACAAGCTTTGACGCCAGCGTGTTTGTAAAAGACAGCGTAAAGGCTGCGGTGGAGGAGATAATCATCGGGAGTTTCTTAACTTCACTGGTTGTTTACTTTTTCTTAGGTAGCTTAAGGCTCACCTTTGTCCCAGTCTTTGCCATACCCATTGCCCTTCTTGGAACAATTTTCTTTCTTTATCAAATAGACCAGTCTTTGAACACCTTTACCCTTTTGGCTCTTGCTGTGGCAGTAGGCATAGTTATAGACGATGCTATAGTAGTTTTAGAAAGCATTTACAGAAGGCGCAAAGAGGAAAACTTACCACCTTTAGAAGCAGGAGAAAAGGGGACAAGAGTGGTCATCTTTGCACTGCTTGCCTCAACCTCCTCTCTGATAATCGTATTTATACCTATCATATTTCTGAAGGGTGTAATAGGTAAGCTTTTTGGAAGCTTTGCTCTAACTTTGGTTGTAGCCATAGCCATCTCCTACTTGGTTGCCATAAGCTTTACGCCTATGGCTGTTTCCAGATTGGTAGATAAGGTTCCAGCAGAAAACCCCTTTACTAAGCTCTATGCAAGGTTTGAAAGCTATTTTGATAGAGCCCTTCGGTGGTCTTTGGACCACAAAGCTATAGTTATAGGCCTTTCCTTAGTCAGCGTAGTGATTGGTTTTCAGTTTTTTAGAATGACTAAGAAGGAGTTTTTTCCACTGGTGGATGAAGGTAGGTTTTTGATAAGGTTTGAAACGCCCGTAGGCTCATCCTTTGAATTTACCGAACAAAAAACAAAAGAAGTAGAAGAGATCATCAGAAAAAATCCATACGTAGAAAGGTTCGGCTTGGCTATGGGTCAGGGAGTGGCAGGAAGACCAACTGTTAATGGTGGTTTAGCCTTTGTTTATCTGGTGGAAAGGGACAAAAGACCCCATCAAAGGGAAGTTATGGAAATGTTAAGGGCAGAGTTTGCAAAGCTAAGGGATGTGAGAGTTAGCGTAGAGTCTGCTGGTATAGTAGGTCCGGGAGGTGGAAGGCAGGTGGATATACAGTATGCGGTTAAAGGTCCAGATATAGAAGAGCTTCAGAATATAGCAAACAAACTTGTGGCAGAGTTCCGAGGAAGACCCGGATACAGGGATGTGGATACGAACCTTAGGTTGAACGAACCACAGGTGCATATAAAAGTTAATCGGGAAAAGCTTGCAGACCTTGGTATAAGTGTGGAGCAGGTTTCTACTACCTTGAGGGTGCTTTTTGGAAAACTGCAGATAGCAACCTATGAGCTTGGCTCAGAAAGCTATGATGTTTATATAAAGGCTATTCCTTCTTTTGTGGAAGATGTGGAAAACCTAAGGAAAGTTTATCTCAAAAGTTTGAACGGATCCTTAGTGCCACTTTCTGAAGTGGTAGAGATAGAACAGAGAACTGGTTACCAATTTCTAAACAGATACAACAGACAGTATTCTTTTTCCTTTTTTGCAAACTTGTCTGGAGAGAAGTCCTTGGCAGAGGCTGTAAAGGAGCTGGAGGATTGGCTTAAAAACAACCTTCCACCTGGCTATACTTACGAAGCGGTAGGACAGGCAAAGGAATTTGCCAGAGCTTTTCAAGGCTTGGGTTTGGCTTTGATAGTTGCTTTGGTAGGTGTTTATATGGTCCTTGCGTCCTTGTTTGAAAGCTACAGACATCCCTTTACCGTTTTGGTAATGGTGCCTTTGTCCATAATGGGAGCCTTTGGGCTTTTGTGGCTCACAAATACTTCTCTTAGTGTCCCCTCTTACTTTGGAATAATACTGCTGGTGGGCATTATCGTCAGAGATGCGGTACTCTTTATAGAAAGGATTATACAACTCAAAAAGGAAGGCTTTCCCACCAGAGAAGCCATACTTCAGGCAAGAAGAGAAAGGCTAAGGCCTATAATCATGACTACCATAACCATAGTTTTTGCGTTGATACCCGTAGCCCTCGGTCTTACTGCTGGCTCAGAGCTCAGAAAACCCCTTGCCTTAGTGGTCATAGGTGGTATATTTACAGGACTACCTCTTAGCCTTTTCTTACTCCCTGTGCTTTACGAAATCTTTGACAGGATTGGTTACTTTAGAAAGAAGGCTTTAACAAAGTCCTCGTAG